A genomic window from Halobaculum sp. MBLA0147 includes:
- a CDS encoding HAD family hydrolase → MSGPSLAGDGERSSESIEESGQPAVLFDMDGVLLRGRATDSSVHERALTDALDECGLDPDEQTRTLLSGYEYDVEFARGCDRLGVDPVAFFDRRERAAARRVIDRLDAKRRTPYGDASVVADIADDYRVGLVSNNYDDVVRVVVERFDFDAFEYASGRATGVRGFYRRKPAPHLLLDALEALETDDSLYVGDRETDVVAATRAGLDTAFLRRSHNAAVDLSITPTFDVDSLTALRKRLDDW, encoded by the coding sequence ATGAGTGGACCGAGTCTCGCGGGAGACGGCGAGCGGAGCTCGGAGTCGATCGAAGAGTCGGGACAGCCTGCGGTGTTGTTCGACATGGACGGCGTCCTCCTGCGTGGACGCGCGACCGACTCGTCGGTCCACGAGCGGGCACTCACAGACGCACTCGACGAGTGTGGGCTCGATCCGGACGAGCAGACGCGCACGCTGTTGTCGGGGTACGAGTACGATGTCGAGTTCGCTCGTGGCTGTGATCGGTTGGGGGTCGACCCGGTCGCGTTCTTCGACCGACGAGAGCGTGCCGCCGCACGACGGGTGATCGATCGCCTCGACGCGAAGCGGCGCACTCCGTACGGCGACGCGAGTGTCGTCGCCGACATCGCCGACGACTACCGAGTCGGACTGGTCAGCAACAACTACGACGACGTGGTGCGGGTCGTCGTCGAACGGTTCGACTTCGACGCGTTCGAGTACGCCAGCGGTCGAGCGACCGGCGTCCGCGGGTTCTACCGACGCAAGCCGGCACCGCACCTCCTGCTCGACGCGCTCGAGGCACTGGAGACGGACGACAGTCTCTACGTCGGAGACAGGGAGACCGACGTAGTCGCTGCCACTCGTGCCGGCCTCGACACCGCGTTCCTCCGTCGGTCACACAACGCGGCCGTCGACCTCTCGATCACGCCGACGTTCGACGTCGACTCGCTGACTGCCCTCCGGAAGCGACTCGACGACTGGTGA
- a CDS encoding TrkA family potassium uptake protein, with protein sequence MFVLVALTQITGIGIGFFTLRLIIIPLFTDAEVDLDDRLTPKRDHVIVCEYRRDSAVLLDELEDLGIDYVLLSSDHESAKALSDAGYAAIDGSPQDRSALERASIDTARAVVADTDDANVDTILTVRSIDRDVEVVALTDDSDLRRVLSNAGADSVLSPHGVLGRRLAEKALSSVDGDAADAVELGGDLELAEVPIQPGNRLVGRRIRDSRIREETGANVVGAWIDGELQLPPDPDAVVRSNTVLLLSGPNDALAAFDEYTRPSQTLRRHDRVVVAGLGEVGAAAHEALVDAGLAVTTIDRDDGDGVDVVGDASDEETLRAAGIETADAVIVGLPNDSAALLTTVLARSLNPEIEILVRVSDTDATQKALSGGADYVLSVPRVSARMVARELRGEDILTPATQIRLLRVPATPLAGSTLAESGVYEQTGCRVIAVEDDDGFVATVDPQRRFSGDETIVVVGSDEAIREFRRQFDVTPVEPGQ encoded by the coding sequence ATGTTCGTCCTGGTCGCACTGACGCAGATCACCGGGATCGGGATCGGCTTCTTCACTCTGCGTCTGATCATCATCCCGCTGTTCACCGACGCGGAGGTGGACTTGGACGACCGCCTGACGCCCAAGCGCGACCACGTGATCGTCTGCGAGTACCGGCGCGACTCTGCGGTTCTCCTGGACGAACTCGAAGACCTCGGCATCGACTACGTGTTGCTCTCCTCGGACCACGAGAGTGCCAAGGCGCTCTCGGACGCCGGCTACGCCGCGATCGACGGCTCACCACAGGACCGGTCGGCGCTCGAACGGGCGAGTATCGACACCGCCCGCGCGGTGGTCGCAGACACCGATGACGCGAACGTCGACACGATCCTGACGGTCCGCTCGATCGACCGCGACGTGGAGGTCGTCGCGCTCACCGACGACAGCGACCTCCGGCGCGTCCTCTCGAACGCCGGCGCGGACAGCGTCCTCTCACCACACGGCGTGCTCGGCCGCCGTCTCGCCGAGAAGGCACTCTCCTCGGTGGATGGCGACGCCGCCGACGCCGTCGAACTCGGCGGCGACCTCGAACTCGCGGAGGTGCCGATCCAGCCGGGGAACCGCCTCGTCGGACGACGTATCCGGGACTCCCGCATCCGCGAGGAGACGGGAGCGAACGTCGTCGGCGCGTGGATCGACGGTGAGTTGCAACTCCCGCCAGACCCGGACGCCGTCGTCCGCTCGAACACGGTGTTGCTCCTCTCGGGCCCCAACGACGCGCTGGCGGCGTTCGACGAGTACACGCGCCCGTCACAGACGCTCCGCCGTCACGACCGTGTCGTCGTCGCCGGGCTCGGCGAGGTCGGAGCGGCGGCTCACGAGGCACTCGTCGACGCCGGCCTCGCGGTGACGACGATCGACCGCGACGACGGTGACGGCGTCGACGTAGTCGGCGACGCCAGCGACGAGGAGACGCTCCGAGCGGCCGGGATCGAGACCGCCGACGCGGTGATCGTCGGCCTCCCGAACGACTCCGCCGCGCTGCTGACGACGGTGTTGGCGCGGTCGCTGAACCCGGAGATCGAGATCCTGGTCCGGGTGAGCGACACGGACGCCACCCAGAAGGCGCTGAGCGGCGGGGCCGACTACGTGCTCTCCGTGCCGCGCGTGAGCGCCCGGATGGTCGCCAGAGAGCTCCGCGGCGAGGACATCCTCACTCCGGCGACACAGATCCGCCTGCTGCGCGTCCCGGCGACGCCGTTGGCCGGCTCGACGCTCGCGGAGTCGGGCGTGTACGAACAGACGGGGTGTCGCGTGATCGCCGTCGAGGACGACGACGGGTTCGTCGCCACCGTGGACCCACAGCGACGCTTCTCCGGCGACGAGACCATCGTCGTCGTCGGCTCCGACGAGGCGATCCGGGAGTTCCGCCGACAGTTCGACGTGACGCCCGTCGAACCGGGACAGTAG
- a CDS encoding SipW-dependent-type signal peptide-containing protein, translating into MTDDEPRLYDLSRRKMLAGLGAVGLASAGAGLGTSAFFSDTEELENNSLTAGTLDMSVTASIVAANDFWADQESFQLGASTTADGQDAVVGLVVDDAKPGDWGIVCCEIEVLDNPGYVQVCTEEFAEAGGANPEPEREAEGDTNNSADLGEFLLSTVWQDYAGPTDGSTGGTKTDLTNLDPVFNNASDLLGLTYADPDLDGVVDADQHHTTAREANAVLDVNDGGYIVKDDQGMPLAIGGVDGDSYVFYLLLEIPYEVGNEIQGDSLSFDLVFKTEQVRNNTDPFNNTVAN; encoded by the coding sequence ATGACAGACGACGAACCCCGACTGTACGACCTCTCGCGGCGGAAGATGCTCGCCGGCCTCGGTGCCGTGGGCCTCGCCTCCGCGGGCGCAGGACTCGGTACGAGCGCGTTCTTCTCCGACACCGAAGAACTCGAGAACAACAGCCTCACCGCGGGCACCCTCGACATGTCCGTGACTGCCAGCATCGTGGCCGCCAACGACTTCTGGGCCGACCAGGAGTCGTTCCAGCTGGGCGCGTCCACGACCGCAGACGGCCAAGACGCCGTCGTCGGCCTGGTGGTCGACGACGCCAAGCCAGGCGACTGGGGGATCGTCTGCTGTGAGATCGAGGTCCTCGACAACCCCGGCTACGTGCAAGTGTGCACGGAGGAGTTCGCGGAGGCGGGCGGTGCGAACCCCGAGCCCGAACGAGAGGCCGAGGGCGACACGAACAATAGCGCGGACCTGGGCGAGTTCCTCCTGTCGACGGTGTGGCAGGACTACGCCGGCCCGACGGACGGCTCCACGGGCGGCACGAAGACGGACCTCACGAACCTGGACCCGGTGTTCAACAACGCGAGTGACCTGCTCGGACTCACCTACGCCGACCCCGACCTGGACGGCGTCGTGGACGCCGACCAGCACCACACCACCGCCCGGGAGGCCAACGCCGTTCTGGACGTGAACGACGGTGGGTACATCGTCAAGGACGACCAGGGGATGCCGCTCGCCATCGGTGGCGTCGACGGCGACTCGTACGTGTTCTACCTGCTGCTGGAGATCCCGTACGAGGTGGGCAACGAGATCCAGGGTGACAGTCTCTCGTTCGACCTCGTGTTCAAGACGGAGCAGGTCCGGAACAACACGGACCCGTTCAACAACACCGTCGCGAACTGA
- the phnE gene encoding phosphonate ABC transporter, permease protein PhnE, which yields MAVDEPRWRRFDRRRRLGRFALWVLGAVAVVGSWEFMEIGVTNPGTIPREVTDLLTRMYPPDVAYTGRIVDPLIETVQIAALGTLGALVLAVPVALLAAENTTPNAVTFWLGKLIVTVSRSVNTIIWALIFVVMFGSGPLAGAVAIAFRSVGFLGKLLGEEIEEIDFGQVEAVRAAGASPGQILLYGILPQVKPALVGLSIYRWDINIRDSTVLGFVGAGGIGVQLFRAVNAFAWQSVATVLLVILGVVVVTESLSAYTRGLVR from the coding sequence ATGGCGGTCGACGAACCTCGCTGGCGACGGTTCGACCGCCGCCGGCGGCTCGGACGGTTCGCGCTCTGGGTACTCGGCGCCGTCGCCGTGGTCGGGTCCTGGGAGTTCATGGAGATCGGCGTCACGAACCCGGGCACGATCCCGCGAGAGGTCACAGACCTGCTGACCAGGATGTACCCACCCGACGTGGCGTACACCGGTCGGATCGTCGATCCCCTGATCGAGACGGTACAGATCGCCGCGCTGGGGACGCTGGGTGCACTCGTCTTGGCGGTCCCGGTCGCGTTGTTGGCCGCCGAGAACACGACACCGAACGCGGTGACGTTCTGGCTCGGGAAACTGATCGTCACTGTCAGCCGTTCGGTAAACACGATCATCTGGGCGTTGATATTCGTCGTGATGTTCGGGTCCGGCCCACTGGCGGGCGCCGTCGCGATCGCCTTCCGGTCGGTCGGGTTCCTCGGGAAACTACTGGGTGAAGAGATCGAGGAGATCGACTTCGGACAGGTGGAGGCCGTCCGAGCGGCCGGTGCATCGCCGGGGCAGATCCTCCTGTACGGTATCCTCCCACAGGTGAAACCCGCGCTGGTCGGACTCTCGATCTACCGCTGGGACATCAACATCCGCGATTCGACGGTCTTGGGGTTCGTCGGGGCCGGTGGTATCGGTGTCCAACTGTTCCGGGCTGTCAACGCCTTCGCCTGGCAGTCCGTCGCGACGGTGTTGCTCGTCATCCTCGGTGTCGTCGTCGTCACCGAGAGCCTCTCGGCGTACACACGGGGGCTCGTCAGATGA
- the phnE gene encoding phosphonate ABC transporter, permease protein PhnE, with the protein MATGERTWERPSVFPRREVKWAVYASVVGFFLWSGLGVGADPGRVARGLASAGSLLGDFFPPTATPRQAQRILDKMLESVAMATVATLTGIVVSVPVAFMAAENLSPRPLYAVNRGFISVSRAFNAIIVAIIAVKAIGFGPLAGILTITFKTVGFFSKLLAEDLEDIDMGSVDAVRAAGASSTQTLLYGVVPQIVPRFAGLSVYRWDINIRTSTVVGIVGAGGIGSVLLTAFNRYDYQYVTAILVAIVAVVLVAEGVSAVVRRRYQ; encoded by the coding sequence GTGGCGACCGGCGAACGGACGTGGGAGCGCCCGTCGGTGTTCCCCCGTCGCGAGGTGAAGTGGGCCGTCTACGCCAGTGTCGTCGGGTTCTTCCTGTGGTCCGGTCTGGGCGTCGGTGCCGACCCGGGACGCGTCGCACGGGGACTCGCCAGCGCCGGCTCGCTGTTGGGGGACTTCTTCCCGCCGACCGCGACACCCAGACAGGCCCAGCGAATCCTCGACAAGATGCTGGAGAGTGTCGCGATGGCGACGGTCGCGACGCTGACTGGAATCGTCGTCAGTGTGCCGGTCGCGTTCATGGCCGCGGAGAATCTCTCTCCGAGACCACTGTACGCGGTGAACAGAGGGTTCATCTCCGTCTCGCGAGCGTTCAACGCGATCATCGTCGCGATCATCGCCGTGAAAGCGATCGGCTTCGGTCCGCTCGCGGGGATCCTCACGATCACGTTCAAGACGGTCGGGTTCTTCTCGAAACTCCTCGCGGAGGACTTAGAAGACATCGACATGGGGTCTGTCGACGCAGTTCGGGCCGCCGGGGCGTCGTCGACACAGACGCTCTTGTACGGTGTCGTCCCTCAGATCGTGCCGCGATTCGCCGGGCTCTCGGTGTACCGGTGGGACATCAACATCCGCACGTCGACGGTCGTCGGAATCGTCGGTGCCGGGGGGATCGGATCGGTACTGCTCACGGCGTTCAACCGCTACGACTACCAGTACGTCACGGCCATCCTCGTCGCAATCGTCGCCGTCGTCTTGGTGGCCGAGGGCGTGAGTGCGGTCGTTCGACGGAGGTACCAGTGA